From one Dermatophagoides farinae isolate YC_2012a chromosome 5, ASM2471394v1, whole genome shotgun sequence genomic stretch:
- the LOC124500003 gene encoding carbohydrate sulfotransferase 14-like: MNSVNNRRQTDDSVELSTLNHGSNNHSAMISNGNNRSDFQIISSQLHPHHNYHDSQLPQVFIIQQQQQQQQHQQSEQRQQQNSSYDQRLKFGLNFRTIIILIVAIIIASIAIRSLYKSFRCDPNHYRYRYSGSNGHPVHSVFRIAENRRYVIEDGVRKNSEKYSGPNDNQQQSSSSSPWWNIGSWCPPPNDRQELVANPFELAAVSLTLKNLTEKNIIKLLNSTSGSNDRDCQAQLGSSLERMQQVCKQYRLNNHLLSPWHSTTPESCKTTRLCPLMIDNSTKIMACFLPRVFEPEWFQKSFAYQYDHPQLMSMIQQAQLVNNTSYIRIMFVRHPFVRLVDAFKKRFELAEFLPDGRPLIINNETMHVWTFEEWCEELLLPIDPYQYDPLWAPIWTQCEPCYVRYDLVGHYETFYQDFQNARQLFTNHSDISDNKNVDIPIVNDRDCDKRSYQETQQYIRRLKPKTIMALYAKYYLDFELFGYTIDEIF; the protein is encoded by the coding sequence atgaattcaGTCAACAACCGACGACAAACTGATGATTCAGTGGAATTGTCAACATTAAATCATGGATCTAATAATCATTCAGCAATGATTAGTAATGGCAATAATCGATcagattttcaaataatttcatcacaaTTACATcctcatcataattatcatgattCACAATTGCCTcaagtttttattattcaacaacaacaacaacaacaacaacatcaacaatccgaacaacggcaacaacaaaattcatcatatgatCAGAGATTAAAATTTGGATTAAATTTCcgtacaataataatattgattgttGCCATAATTATTGCTTCCATAGCCATACGTTCATTGTATAAATCATTTCGTTGTGATCCaaatcattatcgttatcgATATTCTGGATCCAATGGTCATCCTGTACATAGTGTTTTTCGTATTGCTGAAAATCGTCGTTATGTGATTGAAGATGGTGTTCgtaaaaattctgaaaaatattctggtcctaatgataatcaacagcaatcatcatcatcatcaccatggtGGAATATTGGATCTTGGTGTCCACCACCAAACGATCGGCAAGAATTGGTGGCAAATCCATTTGAATTGGCTGCTGTATCGctaacattgaaaaatttaaccgaaaaaaatattattaaattattgaattctaCTTCAGGCAGCAACGATCGTGATTGTCAAGCTCAATTAGGATCTAGTCTTGAAAGAATGCAACAAGTTTGCAAACAATATCGACTGAATAACCATTTGTTGAGCCCTTGGCATTCGACAACACCCGAATCATGCAAAACAACACGTCTTTGtccattgatgatcgataaCAGTACGAAAATAATGGCCTGTTTTTTGCCACGGGTATTCGAACCTGAATGGTTTCAAAAATCGTTCGCTTATCAATATGATCACCCACAATTAATGTCAATGATTCAACAAGCGCAACTAGTCAATAACACATCATATATTCGTATCATGTTTGTTCGACATCCTTTCGTTCGATTAGTCGATGCATTCAAAAAGCGATTTGAATTAGCGGAATTTTTACCGGATGGTCGTCCGctgatcatcaataatgaaacaatgcATGTTTGGACATTTGAAGAATGGTGTGAAGAATTATTGCTACCTATTGATCCATATCAATATGATCCATTATGGGCACCAATTTGGACACAGTGTGAACCATGCTATGTTCGTTATGATCTGGTCGGCCATTATGAGACATTTTACCAGGATTTTCAAAATGCTCGACAATTATTCACTAACCATAGCGATATaagtgataataaaaatgttgacaTTCCAATCGTAAACGACCGTGATTGTGATAAACGATCCTATCAAGAAACCCAACAATATATTCGACGattaaaaccaaaaacaataatggcATTATATGCTAAATATTATCTAGATTTTGAACTATTTGGTTATacgattgatgaaattttttag